From the Garra rufa chromosome 23, GarRuf1.0, whole genome shotgun sequence genome, the window gaagagacttaaaaaaacgtATTAAATCTGATAGAAaataatggtagtgtatatactgattaaaaagacaaaaacagaaaattatagaaatcaatacttttacttagcaaagatgctttagattgatcaaaagtgatgataaagtcatttataatgttacagaagattcctatttcagataaaagctgttcttcaTTTATTCTtgtacataataaatgttttttgagcagcaaatcagaatattcgaatgattttctgaaggattatgtgactggagtaatggtgctaaaatcagctttgaaatcaaacgAATAAGTtcctttttaaattatattcaaatagaaaactgttttaaatagtaaaagcagaagagacttctttaaaaaaacattaaaaatcttactgttcaaaaacttttgactggtagtgtatattctgATTAAAAAGACAAACACAAACAGAAAATTTCTAAAATTAAAAACGAAACTAATCCACTCTAATGCAAAATATTTTCATAAACTGATTCCTGTATGAACTTTTGTGTTGATGTAGATGGTGAAGGCGATTCAGGTGTTGCGGATCCACCTGCTGGAGCTGGAGAAGGTGAACGAGCTCTGTAAAGACTTCTGCAACCGTTACATCACCTGCCTCAAGACCAAGATGCACAGTGACAATCTGCTACGGAACGACCTGGGCGGCCCGTATTCGCCATCACAGACCAACCTCGGCCTGCAGCAGGTGACAAATACAATCTCCCTAGACCTTCAGTCTAAAGGCTAAAGGTTGTTTCTAACACATAAACACAGTGTCATATGAATGCACACACTCTCATGCCAGTAACATTTACACTTGCACGAACACAAGCTCCTCTCCCGGGAATGCAAAAGGTCACATCTGGCTTGCCCTCGCTGTTCCTGCTGAACTTTGCTGACCTCTGCGTGAGAAGACTTAAAGTACACACTTCTGGATATTTCATAGAACAGTCAATCGATTATAATTGAATTAAAATGCCCATCAAATGATCTAAATTAATCAGAATTAATCACATACGTTCACATATggtcagtacgattttttttttgtttaacgtTGTACTTTcattcagtaaggatgcattaaatagatcatgtcatttaaaagtaaacacatttctaatgttacaaaatatttcttttttaaataatgttaataataatgctgttcttttgaacttttcattatataatcctgaaaaaaagtgtatcacaaaaatattaaacagcacaaattTTTCATCTTTGAtagtaataagaaatgttttttaagcaccaAATAAATTTTcctgcaaatgtgagtttgtatctcgctattctgccttttctcgcaattgcaagtgtacatctcacaattctgacttttttcttttttcgattttgagagggaaaaaaattacagatattaCTGATactaattctcagaattgtgagtttatatctcacaattctgacttaatgacTCACACTTGCAttttataaacttgtaattcagaattgcaagaaataaactcacaattctgacttttttctcaaaattgtgtgatataaactcacagttgcgagaaataaagtcagaattatgagatacaaacttgcaattctgacttttttcttgcaattctcacttttttgtttaTGTGGTGCAGTTGCACCTTGGGTGTCCCGAGATCGAATCCCGCCTCGTCGACCTTTCCCgataacacccccccccccctctctgtCTCCCAATCACTTCCTGTCATATCAAAGAAAAatggaaaaacacacaaaaaaataataataattgcgagtttataattctgacttaataacttgcaattgtgtgttataaacttgcaattctgacatttttctctgatttgcatgatataaactcacaaatgcgatacaaatttgcaattctgattctttcaaatgcgagtttgtatctagcaacctttttctcacaattgtgagtttatatctcgcaattctgagtttttttcttggaattaaaAGTCTGAATTAGAGTCCACTTTgaaggaaaaaaagactgatatgttctcaggatttaaagtttgtatctcacaattctgactttataactcataattgcgagttaatatctcacaattctgagaaaaaaagtcataatatatATAATCATGCTGAACTAACATGTTGGCAGCCCTAATTTTTTACCAAATCTTTTTCCAAGAAATTGAAATGTGGACACTAACCAGTGTTTCGTCCTCCACTTACAGGACCTGCTTCAGAACTCACCCCCGTCCCTCACCTCTGTCTCCAGCACGGTAAACCCCTCTGGGATTGTGGTCCCTGCCGGTTCGCTGCAACAGAACAACGTTGCCATGACCACTATCAACTCTCAGGTGGTCTCAGGTGAGGAGGCCAATCATCAGTCCCTTTTGTTTGCTATAAATTCAGAGATCTCTGCTTTCCAAACAGCTTTCCAAATACGTGACATCTCATGGAAGCAAATACGGACTTCCATGTAATGCACATTATCTACATTTATATAGCTTCTTTACTAATTCTCTCTCTGTACAGCCATCTCACACAGAACAGTACTTTCACATTGTGAATAAAGAACATCTAATTACTGTGAAATCAAGCTAATTAGCAGCAAAACAAGAACTCCTTGTTCTCCTCTTGAGCCATTCCAAATacccttttgttttattttggcgCAGTAAAAGGGAGGTGAAATGGTTTGTTTTTGTGCCGCAGGGTAATTACAGTGTGTTTTTCGATAGGCAGGTAAAGTCTGTGATAACCGCGCTCCTGTGTCTCTGCCTAATTCCCACAGGTGGGACGCTGTATCAACCGGTGGCAATGGTTACCTCACAGGGGCAGGTGTTGACCCAGGGGTTACCACAGGGAACCATCCAAATCCAAAACAATCAGGTGAGGGCAACTGCTCGACAGACAACACATGCTCGCAGGGCAGTATCTTCACAACTAATGAAGCTGTAGAATTCTGTAGAATTATTTCTAGACTACAGCACCATGATGACTTCAGTTTATATATGCCCTATTTCTGTTTTCATACATGCTATTCTATCCACTTTAATTTCTGTCTACATTAAatagaacatttttaaaataaacattcagTCTATTCGTTTAGAGCAGCATTGGCCCTTATTTATGAAACACAAGCAGAACAAACTctgttactaatttgaaaacgtccatttagaactagtaacaaagaaACGTCGAGTTGCTTCATTAAActcttattgtattactgtattaaaggTTCACTTATGAGAGATAGACTGAGCCTGTGTAATTACCTGCATCAGAATTccgcattcattcttcagcttaaTCTCATATTCAGAGTAAAACATtcgtttgaatgtccgctgagggaagcgatatctttgtcgtactatactttcatctgttaagggtgatttccgatgacagcgctgctcagcgcatttgttggctgcgtccagggttgccaggttttcacaacaaaacccacccaattgctactcaaatcTAGGCCAAAACTAGCTCAATCGTGAGTTTTGACGGGGATCCCCCAGTAAAAATCGCATTGAGGGGGGTAGAATACAATTTTTCTGCATTCCAGCaactaaatatcatgttattgagGTTGTTTTAACCtgtggacatgaaaaacaacccgcgaaaacagtgttaaagtagcccaattcacCACCATCCACcaccatgaacacacacaccataatattaaataaaacaacaaacaaacaaaggcaGTTACACAAAATATaatatgatgagattttgccctcagtcAGAGCTATTTggtctggaacaaataatagattaatgagacgaAAGACTGCAAAAactgaattatatctcatgtttaaccactatagatacatcagagccagtggcaaattccGGAAGATCTGAccaaggtaaggctgctctcggcgGGTTCATGAGTTCTGAACGCCCGCTCTCCGAAAATATTGAAGCAAATTTTCGAACAGACAtgatctttattaacaaacttcAATAAATttgaaatctaaacaagtacattctcacctaaaagcTTTTCAGTATTATTTTGAAAATTCAAATGATTCATGTGTCCGGCATGACGCTCGCAGTGAGAAATACCGCAAGCTgagtgatacaaacggtgaaacgGTCGGTGTTCAGATAAGACTTAATTAACCCTTATCACCCAATTGAATCAGTTAAGATTATGTGTTTGCTCACTTCAAGTGTAGACAGGATGCAAGTTATTTAGGAATTCTAGAAGTGTTAGTTTGTATTTTAATGCCATCAACTATGAGTCAGGTGAGTTGGGGTTTGATAGACAGCTGGAGCCTGTGTGGATACCCAACTTTGGGCCGAGGCGCTTCACTACACGCAGGCTGGGAATAGAGTTCCGCCCGTAGCTACATCTCCGACAAGCTTTCAGTAATAATACCCCTGCATGAAGCCTCCAATTAATTCACCCTGCTTCCTGAatcacacacttacacactctCCCCCgttagtgtgtgtgtatgtgtgtgtagttTGAGTAGAGGAATGGGAAAGAACCACATGACACCCAGCTGCAAATGTAATGAGGAGGTTGTTTTTAGAGcttgattattatttatttatttaaaaattttaaaatcagTGGGGAGCTGCTGCTTTTTATGGCTTTCAGTGGCAATGGTAGCATGAAATTAATTATCCTTATTTTCAAAGTGGAAATgttaatttttcctttttttctgttattaatttatttattcgcACACGGCGCTCTTGCAGATTATGCATCTTAAACTTCTCTGAAATGTTAATATGCCAGTCTCAGAATGGCGTCaagcaaaagaaaataaatagttAATTTAGCACGCATCCGTTAAAACTCTGTCGCATTTTGGCTCGCCTTACATTAATCGTACTTCACAGCATAAAATAAGTTTGATGAAAAGAGAAAAATTGACTGCATTTTCCGCAGCGCTTTTACTTGATGAAAGGCTTCAGTAAATGTACCCTCCTTGGCTTTAATTTTAGGTATCATTACTCCCATTGCGTTGCTATGGTGACTGAAGGCATTCCTGCCCCTGCCAAAGAAATGGTGACTGGCGACTCTCTTTGTTTCCGTGGCAACTACCCCTCCCTCTCCCCCGCTCACTTTCCCGTCTCTCTTCTCTCTTCCTTCCAAGGTGAACCTGGACTTGTCCTCACTCTTGGACGGCGATGACAagaaatcaaaaaacaaaagagGCGTCCTTCCCAAACATGCCACAAACATTATGCGCTCCTGGCTCTTCCAGCATCTCATGGTGAGAAAAAGGATGTGCTTTCTTCCTACATTATTAAAGGCTTGTGGAGTTTAAAACGCACTTCATTTCAGTCATATCTGGTTCATTCAAACTTACTGtacaaacataaatataaaagtgTACATTTACTTAAAAGGACTACAGATATACCGTTTAAACAATAccttataatttatttattttcttgttttccagCATCCTTATCCTACAGAAGACGAGAAAAGACAGATCGCAGCACAAACAAATCTTACCTTATTACAGGTGAACAACTGGTAAGAGCGACTGGTTTGTTGCACCGGTGTTTAATTCACAGCAAAATGGCACCATCTAATGGCCGCAAACAAAATCACAAAACTTCTTTATGATTTGCACGTAGTATCTAGAAATCCTGTTATATGTGTTATCCACGTCATTTTTCCTCTCTTTCCCGTGCTTTGAAAGGTTTATCAATGCCCGTAGGCGTATACTGCAACCCATGCTGGATGCCAGTAATCCTGACCCTGCTCCCAAAGCCAAGAAGATGAAATCTCAGCACAGACCCACACAGCGCTTCTGGCCTGACTCCATTGTAGCTGGAGTTCTGCAGACACACGGATCCCACTCCACAAACAATTCAGACAGTCAGTAATATAAATGCTTTCTCTAGACAAGTCGAGCAACCTTTTTTGTGCCTTATATAATACAGATTGTTCCAAAGggaaataaacaggaaaataacagaaTCAGGAATGCAAACATAATCAAATGTGAGACAGATTCAGAATTCTGttgtaaagcagctctaaaatAGTATCATTATTCAACTCAAGTTGGTTGGTTCAGTTTAGTTCAATAACTGCAAAATTCAATTCATCTGTACGAATCAATTACTCTTCTATCAAAGTTGgatctatattttttttttctgtgattttcCATTAGATTTTAATCTTTTCTGTCACCTTTTCAGACTTGAAATGAATTGGAAATTATAGTTTATGCTGTGAACATATTAAAGATAATACATTAgattataaatatgtgaccctggaccacaaaaccagtcttaagtagcacagctatatatagccaaaaaatacattgtatgatgagtcaaaaatattttttcttttatgccaaaaatcattaggatattaagtaaagatcatgttacatgatgatattttgaacatttcttactgtaaatatatcaaaagttagtttttgattagtaatatgcattgctaagaacttaatttggacagcttttaaggcaattttctcagtatttagattttgtttttttttttgtttttt encodes:
- the LOC141299460 gene encoding LOW QUALITY PROTEIN: homeobox protein PKNOX2-like (The sequence of the model RefSeq protein was modified relative to this genomic sequence to represent the inferred CDS: deleted 2 bases in 1 codon), with product MMQHVSPAPALTMMATQSVPPPSYQESQQMTGTTQQNSKAQHVHLSAASAGGATQVSVTLDPQAQLESDKRAVYRHPLFPLLALLFEKCEQATQGSECITSASFDVDIENFVHQQEQDHKPFFSEDPELDNLMVKAIQVLRIHLLELEKVNELCKDFCNRYITCLKTKMHSDNLLRNDLGGPYSPSQTNLGLQQDLLQNSPPSLTSVSSTVNPSGIVVPAGSLQQNNVAMTTINSQVVSGGTLYQPVAMVTSQGQVLTQGLPQGTIQIQNNQIHQSQWQIPEDLTKVNLDLSSLLDGDDKKSKNKRGVLPKHATNIMRSWLFQHLMHPYPTEDEKRQIAAQTNLTLLQVNNWFINARRRILQPMLDASNPDPAPKAKKMKSQHRPTQRFWPDSIVAGVLQTHGSHSTNNSDNSLGMDGLQPLSSDSATLAMQQAMLGGTEDSMDGTEEEDDEGGRREIDEEEDEEEDEENEGGRQMARRDLGLNHNEGLE